In a genomic window of Spirochaetota bacterium:
- a CDS encoding MgtC/SapB family protein: protein MSSVIDTITGLDVLHPVTVLVRIMCAIIAGFCIGFERERHYQPAGLRTHMVLSLGACIIMILSYFIPYVYSPGSGDPARLSAQVISGIGFLGAGAIFKYGFSIRGLTTAATIWTTSGIGMVFGAGFYFLGALATVLLVVTLQVFEKVELWLVEQKKIRILQITYYSDAIAAKQILAAVKTHAGDIDIRQVSITEDVENHTSDLIVHCRMDEDFSIRLLFDEIKQLGHIKKIKID from the coding sequence ATGAGTTCAGTCATTGATACCATTACCGGTCTTGATGTGTTGCACCCCGTTACAGTGCTTGTACGAATTATGTGTGCAATTATTGCAGGGTTCTGTATAGGTTTTGAACGCGAGCGTCACTATCAACCTGCAGGTTTGCGTACACACATGGTTTTATCTTTGGGCGCATGCATTATTATGATTTTGTCATATTTTATTCCCTATGTGTATTCACCTGGTTCTGGTGATCCCGCACGGCTTTCTGCACAGGTGATTAGCGGCATTGGATTTCTGGGTGCAGGCGCAATTTTTAAATATGGATTCAGCATACGAGGACTAACTACCGCGGCAACAATATGGACAACATCAGGCATTGGCATGGTATTTGGTGCTGGGTTTTATTTTTTAGGGGCCTTGGCTACGGTGCTACTGGTGGTAACATTACAGGTATTTGAAAAAGTTGAGCTGTGGCTTGTTGAACAGAAGAAAATCAGAATATTGCAGATAACCTATTATTCCGATGCTATTGCAGCAAAGCAGATTTTAGCAGCAGTAAAGACACATGCTGGTGATATTGACATACGACAGGTATCCATTACCGAAGATGTAGAAAACCATACATCAGATCTGATTGTGCATTGCCGTATGGACGAAGATTTCAGTATACGGTTGCTTTTTGATGAAATAAAACAGCTGGGGCACATCAAAAAGATAAAGATAGATTAG
- the fliD gene encoding flagellar filament capping protein FliD yields the protein MPVTLGGVASGMDTDQIIQKLVEVEARPIIQWQEEKDNYSLRKEALRQLQTKLNTLNNATKDLYGFRSPFKEKGVQVSDTGVLQAQASRHAVNGTHTLEVLNLASSHKISTDQIKEDEILPAGTFSIEVDGNSYTIKFRGGNIKTLSDKINEIASSVVSATTIKTIDDKSILTIESKVPGKKGELKIRGDEEYLKKIGLVKGEKGAAKESQRIIFDTKYFTGYTGDKPVEDEDGTLTVDKEGKMLTIDAKLWREYILPVEYKAQKQSILELNVTYSKEKSEDEVIPYKVEIGPDETTVIKGIELKGYNVSRERPLEKKPKKEVEDIIGVGVVSIEDGKRTEKIYKLDPNKQGKQEIPVGQDFADKKITKILFYCNDGKATFQDASLITEIKGEGILEPKNVIAEANDAKIKLDGVEIVRPKNSGIDDVLKGVTLNLLGTSTKPVTITIRQNTETAVEKIKKFVEAYNDYLTFNNELTKAAKSDKVGDYQKDKYKNGIFIGDMTLMRLQNALKTAISSAYPSNVEKPVKMLYQIGVSTGEINAKWETIREGKLIIDEAKLVEVLSENPEGVQDFFGSDNDGDNRIDNGLAFKMESILDPYVSAGKNIIVAKMDLEDASIKATDERIERKQEHLKAYEQKLRQKFASMEKAISGSKSQSNWLDQQMKNLKNQTGD from the coding sequence ATGCCAGTCACTTTAGGCGGCGTAGCATCAGGGATGGATACCGACCAGATAATTCAAAAGCTGGTTGAAGTAGAAGCCAGGCCTATTATACAATGGCAGGAGGAAAAAGATAATTATTCTCTCCGTAAGGAAGCTTTACGTCAGCTGCAAACAAAACTTAATACATTAAACAATGCAACTAAAGATTTATATGGTTTCAGGTCACCATTCAAGGAAAAAGGTGTCCAGGTTTCTGATACTGGTGTTTTGCAGGCTCAGGCATCACGGCATGCAGTGAATGGCACACATACACTTGAAGTATTGAATTTAGCTTCATCCCACAAAATATCCACTGATCAGATTAAAGAAGATGAAATATTGCCCGCAGGAACTTTCAGCATTGAAGTAGATGGAAATTCATATACCATAAAATTCCGTGGTGGTAATATCAAAACATTGAGCGACAAAATTAATGAAATTGCATCCAGTGTTGTTTCGGCAACAACAATTAAAACTATCGATGATAAAAGTATTTTAACTATTGAATCAAAAGTGCCGGGAAAAAAGGGTGAATTAAAAATACGCGGTGACGAAGAGTACTTAAAAAAGATTGGCCTTGTAAAAGGTGAAAAAGGCGCAGCAAAAGAATCCCAGCGAATAATCTTTGATACAAAATATTTTACAGGTTATACTGGTGACAAACCTGTAGAGGATGAAGATGGTACTCTGACAGTTGATAAAGAAGGGAAAATGCTAACAATAGATGCCAAATTATGGCGTGAGTATATTTTACCGGTTGAGTACAAAGCACAAAAGCAGTCAATACTTGAGTTGAATGTTACATATTCAAAAGAAAAATCGGAAGATGAAGTAATACCCTATAAAGTTGAGATAGGTCCTGATGAAACAACTGTTATAAAAGGTATTGAACTGAAAGGGTATAATGTTTCCCGTGAACGACCTCTTGAAAAGAAACCAAAAAAAGAGGTTGAAGATATTATTGGTGTTGGAGTAGTTTCGATTGAAGATGGCAAACGTACTGAAAAAATATATAAGCTAGACCCAAATAAACAGGGCAAACAGGAAATACCGGTAGGGCAGGATTTTGCAGATAAAAAGATAACAAAAATTTTGTTCTACTGTAATGATGGCAAAGCTACGTTTCAAGATGCCTCACTGATTACCGAGATAAAAGGGGAAGGAATACTTGAGCCAAAAAATGTTATAGCTGAAGCAAATGATGCAAAAATAAAACTTGATGGAGTTGAGATAGTTAGACCCAAAAATAGCGGTATTGATGATGTATTAAAGGGGGTAACCCTTAATCTCTTAGGCACTTCAACGAAACCCGTTACTATAACAATACGTCAGAATACTGAAACAGCAGTTGAAAAAATAAAGAAATTTGTTGAAGCATATAATGATTATCTTACATTTAATAATGAATTAACAAAAGCAGCAAAAAGTGACAAAGTTGGTGATTATCAAAAAGATAAATATAAAAACGGTATTTTTATTGGGGATATGACTCTTATGCGGTTGCAAAATGCATTGAAGACCGCAATTAGCTCCGCTTATCCATCAAATGTAGAAAAACCGGTTAAAATGCTTTATCAGATTGGAGTTTCAACCGGTGAAATAAATGCAAAGTGGGAAACAATAAGAGAAGGCAAGCTGATAATAGATGAGGCAAAGCTTGTTGAGGTGCTGTCAGAAAATCCGGAAGGTGTTCAGGATTTCTTTGGTTCGGATAATGATGGCGATAACCGGATTGATAATGGATTGGCTTTTAAGATGGAAAGTATCCTGGATCCGTATGTTAGCGCAGGTAAAAACATCATAGTAGCAAAAATGGATCTGGAGGATGCATCTATTAAAGCTACTGATGAGCGCATTGAACGAAAGCAGGAGCATCTGAAAGCGTATGAACAGAAATTAAGGCAAAAATTTGCTTCCATGGAAAAGGCTATCTCAGGATCCAAGTCACAGAGCAACTGGCTGGATCAACAAATGAAAAATTTGAAAAATCAAACTGGCGATTAA
- a CDS encoding NAD(P)H-dependent oxidoreductase, giving the protein MVQILILYYSRSGNTKELAQAIAEGVKQVEGAQCILRSTEEVTKDDFLNSQGIIAGSPVYFGTMAAELKRLFDDYVIIRRKMENKVGAAFATSSDPSGGKETTLLSILQAMLIYGMVIVGDPMEATGHYGVSCIGSPDEKTKKNAALLGKRVAELAKKLWDKQ; this is encoded by the coding sequence ATGGTCCAGATTTTGATTTTATACTACTCCCGTTCAGGCAATACTAAGGAGCTTGCACAGGCAATAGCAGAAGGCGTTAAACAGGTTGAGGGTGCTCAGTGCATACTGCGTTCAACAGAAGAAGTGACCAAAGATGATTTTTTGAATTCACAGGGCATTATTGCAGGATCACCGGTATATTTTGGCACAATGGCAGCTGAATTAAAACGTTTGTTTGATGATTATGTTATTATTAGACGTAAGATGGAAAACAAAGTAGGCGCTGCATTTGCTACTTCAAGTGATCCATCAGGTGGTAAGGAAACCACACTCCTTTCAATATTGCAGGCTATGCTCATCTACGGGATGGTTATTGTTGGTGATCCTATGGAAGCAACAGGTCATTACGGTGTTTCTTGCATTGGTTCTCCTGACGAAAAGACAAAAAAGAATGCAGCACTGCTGGGTAAACGTGTTGCTGAATTAGCAAAAAAACTCTGGGATAAACAGTGA
- a CDS encoding flagellin has protein sequence MIINHNMSAVNANRTLKFTQWSVNKSMEKLSSGERINRAGDDASGLAVSEKMRTQIQGLRQAERNTEDGMSFVQTAEGYLAQTAQIIQRIRVLAVQAANGIYTNADRQLIQVEVSALVDEVDRIASQAEFNRFKILTGEFSKINPKSSMWFHMGPNANQRVRVFIGTMTAQAFKMKDATGKVAITLTSPGGANATIGVMDAALQKLSKQRADLGAYYNRLEHTAKGLMTAYENVQASESRIRDTDMAEEMVEFTKNTVPVQSGTAMLAQANLQPQSVLRLLV, from the coding sequence ATGATTATCAACCACAACATGAGTGCTGTAAATGCTAACAGAACGTTGAAGTTCACACAGTGGAGTGTGAACAAAAGCATGGAGAAGCTATCGTCTGGTGAAAGAATAAACAGAGCTGGCGATGATGCTTCTGGTTTGGCAGTGTCTGAAAAGATGCGAACCCAGATCCAGGGTTTGCGTCAGGCTGAACGAAATACCGAAGATGGTATGTCGTTTGTTCAGACTGCAGAAGGGTATTTAGCACAGACTGCCCAGATTATCCAGAGAATAAGGGTTCTGGCGGTTCAGGCTGCAAACGGTATCTATACCAACGCAGATCGTCAACTTATTCAGGTTGAAGTATCTGCCCTGGTTGATGAAGTGGACCGTATAGCATCGCAGGCAGAATTTAACCGGTTCAAAATATTAACCGGTGAGTTCTCCAAGATTAATCCAAAGTCAAGCATGTGGTTCCATATGGGACCTAACGCCAATCAGCGCGTCAGGGTATTCATTGGAACCATGACAGCTCAGGCTTTCAAGATGAAAGATGCTACCGGTAAAGTAGCTATTACACTGACATCACCAGGTGGTGCAAATGCAACCATTGGTGTTATGGATGCAGCACTACAGAAGCTTTCCAAGCAGCGTGCTGACTTAGGTGCCTATTATAACAGGCTTGAGCATACTGCCAAGGGGCTTATGACCGCGTATGAGAATGTTCAGGCATCAGAATCCCGTATCCGGGATACTGATATGGCTGAAGAAATGGTAGAATTTACCAAGAACACAGTCCCTGTGCAGTCAGGCACTGCAATGTTAGCACAGGCTAATTTACAACCCCAATCGGTGTTACGATTACTTGTGTAA
- a CDS encoding class I SAM-dependent methyltransferase, translating to MQKHEHKGKSSSACINANELIAKLPFTNGMHILDVGCGDGYFSFALSEKFPDSIIYAMDYNEQAIDNLTIIVKDKQVTNIQPMLGDITKNIPVKADAIIMINVLHGLVYNNEIDAAMSNTIKSLNDKGLLIIIDFYKREGIPGPSMDIKLSVDQATATLYQRGFKIVNILQAGQYHYAIVATKR from the coding sequence ATGCAAAAACACGAACACAAAGGAAAATCAAGCAGTGCATGTATAAATGCAAATGAACTCATTGCAAAACTGCCTTTTACAAATGGAATGCATATTCTGGATGTTGGTTGTGGAGATGGATATTTTTCATTTGCCCTTTCTGAAAAGTTTCCTGATTCAATAATTTATGCTATGGATTATAATGAACAGGCAATAGATAATCTAACTATTATAGTAAAAGATAAACAAGTTACCAATATACAGCCAATGCTTGGTGATATAACAAAAAATATTCCTGTGAAAGCTGACGCAATCATCATGATTAATGTTCTGCATGGGCTTGTCTACAATAATGAAATTGATGCTGCAATGAGCAATACAATAAAGTCGCTGAATGATAAAGGGTTACTGATAATTATTGATTTTTATAAAAGGGAAGGTATTCCTGGCCCATCTATGGATATCAAGTTATCTGTTGATCAGGCTACCGCAACACTATATCAACGTGGATTTAAAATTGTGAATATTCTTCAAGCCGGGCAATATCATTATGCTATTGTGGCTACAAAACGCTAA
- the ispD gene encoding 2-C-methyl-D-erythritol 4-phosphate cytidylyltransferase, which translates to MKHCAIIVAGGMGQRMGAAVPKQFLQLGTKPLIAWSIETLAVSQLIDSIIIAIHPEYKQQLEDVINTYFPDTTIIITHGGQTRQESCFNGLQACNFSSDDIVLIHDAARPFITISMIKQCIDVATLHGACGMYVPVKETIAQVNDSTITHVLPREILYAAQTPQCFRYSIIIDAHKKARQRNITHATDDVSLALLAGYTVKAITGDFYTNIKITTNEDMELAKLLIKDKGIKNIR; encoded by the coding sequence GTGAAACATTGTGCCATCATAGTAGCAGGTGGTATGGGACAGCGTATGGGTGCTGCTGTCCCAAAACAATTTTTACAGCTTGGCACCAAACCTCTTATTGCATGGTCAATTGAAACATTAGCTGTATCACAATTAATTGATAGCATAATAATAGCCATTCATCCTGAATACAAGCAACAGCTGGAAGATGTCATCAACACATATTTTCCTGATACTACCATTATCATCACGCATGGTGGACAAACACGCCAGGAATCCTGCTTTAATGGATTGCAAGCGTGCAATTTTTCCAGTGATGATATTGTGCTGATTCATGATGCAGCACGCCCCTTTATAACTATTAGTATGATTAAGCAGTGCATTGATGTAGCTACACTGCACGGTGCATGTGGTATGTATGTTCCTGTAAAAGAAACGATTGCACAGGTGAATGATTCTACAATAACGCACGTTTTACCACGTGAAATTCTCTATGCAGCACAAACACCGCAATGCTTTCGGTATTCAATAATTATTGATGCCCACAAAAAAGCACGCCAGCGTAATATTACTCATGCTACCGATGATGTGTCGCTGGCTTTACTTGCCGGATATACAGTAAAAGCCATAACAGGAGATTTTTATACAAACATAAAGATTACTACAAACGAAGATATGGAGTTAGCAAAATTGTTAATAAAGGATAAGGGAATAAAGAATATTAGGTGA
- a CDS encoding flagellar protein FlaG, with amino-acid sequence MDISKVSGNMPVNAFKVKQPEARNENRGYEEPRFTKESLNDAVDMLNAAAKTVNNRIAFSVDEKTDRIVMRVLDANNNEVIREIPPKEVIRLAAQIREMIGMFIDESR; translated from the coding sequence ATGGATATTAGCAAAGTTTCGGGGAATATGCCTGTAAATGCTTTCAAGGTTAAGCAGCCTGAAGCACGAAACGAGAACAGGGGATATGAAGAACCCCGTTTTACAAAGGAAAGTTTGAATGATGCTGTAGACATGCTGAATGCAGCGGCAAAAACAGTCAACAATCGTATAGCATTCTCAGTTGATGAAAAGACTGACAGAATTGTTATGCGTGTTCTGGATGCCAACAATAATGAAGTGATACGGGAAATACCTCCAAAAGAGGTAATCAGGCTTGCTGCTCAGATCAGGGAAATGATAGGCATGTTTATCGATGAATCACGATAA
- a CDS encoding flagellin, whose amino-acid sequence MRINHNLSAIFANRQLKIVSSRMDKSIERLASGQQINRAGDDASGLAVSEKMRTQINGLFQAERNAENGLSFIQVAEGSLQQINDILQRIRMLSVQAANGIYSNADRAQIQVEVSQLIDEIDRISTSAEFNRMKMLTGIYARNSRVGSIFFHIGPNQGQRIRAFITTMSAKALNLYDGNRKRSISTVGQANAMIGYIDAALDKLNRQRADLGGYYNRMENTINALAMSYENMLAADSRIRDADMAAEMVEFTKDQILVQSGVAMLAQANFKPQLVLHLLG is encoded by the coding sequence ATGAGAATCAATCACAACTTAAGCGCTATATTCGCTAACAGGCAGCTTAAGATCGTCTCATCGCGAATGGATAAGTCCATTGAGCGGTTGGCATCCGGCCAGCAGATTAACAGAGCTGGCGATGATGCTTCGGGGCTTGCTGTGTCTGAAAAAATGAGGACACAGATTAACGGTTTGTTCCAGGCTGAACGAAATGCCGAAAATGGGCTTTCGTTTATACAGGTTGCCGAAGGATCATTACAGCAGATTAATGATATTCTGCAGAGGATCAGGATGCTATCGGTACAGGCTGCCAATGGAATTTATTCAAATGCCGACCGTGCGCAGATTCAGGTTGAAGTGTCACAGCTTATTGATGAAATCGACAGGATTTCAACATCCGCTGAATTCAACCGTATGAAGATGCTCACCGGCATTTATGCGCGCAATTCGCGAGTAGGAAGCATATTCTTCCATATTGGGCCAAACCAGGGGCAAAGGATTAGAGCCTTTATTACTACGATGAGTGCCAAGGCTTTAAACCTTTATGATGGGAACCGAAAACGGTCAATTTCCACTGTTGGTCAGGCAAATGCCATGATAGGGTATATCGATGCAGCTTTAGATAAGCTGAATCGGCAAAGGGCAGACCTTGGTGGCTACTACAACAGGATGGAAAATACCATCAATGCTCTGGCAATGTCCTATGAGAATATGTTAGCTGCTGATTCCCGTATACGGGATGCGGATATGGCAGCCGAAATGGTTGAGTTTACAAAGGACCAGATCCTCGTCCAGAGTGGTGTTGCGATGCTGGCTCAGGCTAATTTCAAGCCTCAGTTGGTATTGCATTTATTGGGATGA
- a CDS encoding anaerobic sulfatase maturase: MESLSILVKPVSYHCNLACNYCFYKRVVDVYPGRLQIMPFDVVETLIKAAIDTGSTYISLCWQGGEPTLAGLDFFREIVTVQNRLKKNFQIIENSLQTNGILLNEQWCEFLSRNNFLVGISLDGPEVIHDTYRRDYAGHGTFGKVMDAIALMNEYAVQYNILALVTNANVAQAREIYDFFRNNNFAYLQFIPCFEHDEQGNSMPYSISGKDLGNFYCELFDAWYQDGFPYVSIRLFQDLLMYSYGAKTSCCWLGECNSYIVVEHNGDCYPCDFFVYPEWQLGNIMNYRLQEILNNEKRNTFALLKRETTTECSMCSINNFCMGDCTRYRFTSTINQRGTSKLCEAWKMLFEHYQHYEKELVRRVSKLQQSVQSGKFNQLQRNDTCPCGSGKKFKKCCGRAPLAI, from the coding sequence ATGGAAAGTCTTTCAATCTTAGTAAAACCGGTTTCATATCATTGTAATTTAGCATGCAATTACTGTTTTTACAAACGGGTAGTTGATGTATACCCGGGGCGTCTTCAAATAATGCCGTTTGATGTAGTTGAGACATTAATAAAAGCAGCGATTGATACTGGTTCAACGTATATTTCATTGTGTTGGCAGGGTGGTGAGCCAACGTTAGCCGGTCTTGATTTTTTTAGGGAGATAGTTACTGTTCAAAACCGTTTAAAGAAAAATTTTCAAATCATAGAAAATTCACTTCAAACAAATGGAATTCTTCTCAATGAGCAGTGGTGTGAATTTTTATCACGTAACAATTTTCTGGTTGGCATAAGCTTAGATGGACCAGAGGTAATTCATGATACCTATAGAAGAGATTATGCAGGGCATGGTACCTTTGGAAAAGTTATGGATGCGATAGCTCTTATGAATGAATATGCCGTGCAGTACAATATCCTTGCATTAGTAACCAATGCAAATGTTGCACAAGCACGTGAAATCTATGACTTCTTCCGAAACAATAACTTTGCCTATCTACAGTTTATTCCCTGTTTTGAACACGATGAACAGGGAAATAGTATGCCATACAGTATCAGTGGAAAGGATCTGGGGAATTTTTACTGTGAGCTTTTTGATGCATGGTATCAGGATGGTTTTCCCTATGTTTCCATCAGGTTATTTCAGGATCTTCTTATGTATTCTTATGGTGCAAAAACGTCATGTTGCTGGCTTGGTGAATGCAATTCATATATCGTTGTGGAGCACAATGGCGATTGTTACCCCTGTGATTTTTTTGTGTATCCAGAGTGGCAATTAGGCAATATTATGAACTATCGCTTACAGGAAATTTTGAATAATGAAAAACGCAATACATTTGCACTGCTTAAACGTGAAACCACAACCGAATGCAGTATGTGCAGCATTAATAATTTTTGTATGGGAGATTGCACCAGGTATAGATTTACTTCTACTATAAATCAAAGAGGTACAAGCAAATTGTGTGAAGCATGGAAGATGCTTTTTGAGCATTACCAGCACTATGAAAAGGAATTGGTAAGAAGGGTAAGTAAATTACAGCAATCAGTACAATCAGGAAAATTTAACCAGTTGCAGCGTAATGACACTTGCCCGTGTGGTTCTGGTAAAAAATTTAAAAAATGCTGTGGAAGGGCACCTCTTGCAATATAA
- a CDS encoding sodium:proton antiporter — MKKLKVFCTIALVIVAMAMPLVYVSAGYAEAAHPAVTAESTQAPHGGHDIGTELPLWSVLPFAGILLSIALFPLFAPHFWHHHFPKVSAFWALVFAIPFVISYKGIAAHEILHIYIIDYIPFIILLWALFTISGGILVRGTLKGTPLVNSTILVIGSLLASWIGTTGASMLLIRPILRSNAWRKHKVHTIVFFIFLVSNIGGSLTPLGDPPLFLGFLHGVPFFWTLTHLFTVWGFAVIILLLIYFIIDSYFYSKEDKSKEEYGEKQALKVEGWHNFIFLAGVVGGVLFSGLVKLGEVNILGVHQSIENLIRDAVLIIMGLLSLKTTSQQIRKDNEFTWFPIQEVAYLFAGIFMTIIPALAILKAGEHGALAFLINAVKQPAHYFWATGSLSSFLDNAPTYLTFFNTALGSFYAGMPEIEAVHRLIAEQNVYLQAIAAGAVFMGANTYIGNAPNFMVKSISEEAGIRMPSFFGYMFKYSIPILIPVFILVTYVFFR, encoded by the coding sequence ATGAAAAAATTAAAAGTATTTTGTACGATAGCTCTTGTTATTGTGGCAATGGCTATGCCACTTGTGTATGTAAGTGCTGGTTACGCTGAAGCAGCACACCCTGCTGTTACAGCAGAATCCACCCAAGCACCACATGGCGGGCATGACATTGGTACAGAATTGCCACTATGGTCAGTGCTGCCGTTTGCAGGGATATTACTCTCAATAGCGCTTTTTCCTTTATTTGCCCCTCATTTCTGGCATCATCATTTTCCAAAGGTGTCAGCATTCTGGGCTCTTGTTTTTGCAATCCCCTTTGTTATTTCCTATAAAGGGATAGCTGCACATGAAATTCTGCATATTTACATCATTGACTATATCCCTTTTATTATTTTATTATGGGCATTATTTACCATTTCAGGTGGTATCCTGGTACGAGGTACATTGAAAGGCACTCCGTTAGTTAATTCCACCATACTGGTTATTGGCTCTTTGCTTGCATCATGGATTGGGACTACCGGTGCGTCAATGCTGTTAATACGACCAATTCTGCGCTCCAATGCTTGGCGAAAACACAAAGTACATACCATTGTATTCTTTATATTTCTTGTAAGTAATATTGGTGGTTCATTAACACCACTTGGTGACCCACCCCTATTTTTGGGCTTTTTACATGGGGTGCCATTCTTCTGGACATTAACACATCTTTTTACTGTCTGGGGATTTGCAGTAATAATACTATTGTTGATTTATTTCATTATAGACTCTTATTTCTATAGTAAAGAAGACAAATCCAAGGAAGAATATGGTGAAAAGCAGGCGCTTAAAGTGGAAGGTTGGCACAATTTTATTTTCTTAGCTGGTGTGGTTGGTGGTGTTTTATTCAGTGGTCTGGTAAAATTGGGTGAAGTCAATATATTAGGTGTACATCAATCAATAGAAAACCTTATCAGGGATGCTGTACTCATCATCATGGGACTGCTATCACTTAAAACTACCTCTCAGCAAATACGAAAAGACAATGAATTTACATGGTTTCCCATTCAGGAAGTTGCATACCTGTTTGCTGGAATATTTATGACTATTATTCCTGCCCTTGCAATATTAAAAGCTGGTGAACATGGTGCACTTGCATTTTTAATTAATGCAGTAAAACAACCTGCTCACTATTTTTGGGCAACGGGTTCCCTTTCCAGTTTTCTTGACAATGCCCCAACATATTTAACGTTCTTTAATACAGCACTGGGCAGCTTCTATGCCGGCATGCCCGAAATTGAAGCTGTACACCGACTGATAGCTGAACAAAACGTATATTTACAGGCAATAGCAGCAGGTGCGGTATTTATGGGTGCCAACACCTATATTGGCAATGCTCCTAACTTTATGGTAAAATCAATTTCAGAAGAAGCGGGAATACGAATGCCAAGTTTTTTTGGGTATATGTTTAAATATTCAATTCCCATTCTTATTCCTGTTTTTATACTTGTAACTTACGTATTCTTTAGATAA
- the argH gene encoding argininosuccinate lyase produces the protein MKNKKLWGGRFSDTTSKVTEQISTSLHFDVRLYKHDVQCSIAHAKMLAKQGILSQDDCNAIINGLQTIQKEIEEGTFPFNEKLEDIHMNIEARLTELIGDAGRRLHTARSRNDQVVTDVRLYLKNEINDIQKLCVDLIQKLIKKADEHKHIVMPGYTHLQIAQPVRFSHHLLVYAWAYLRDLKRLKFAFTSADVLPLGSGALAGVNYTTDRHYVAKELNFTTIAHNSMDAVSDRDFIADFLYFAAMVGMHSSRLAEDLIVWSTAEFNFIKLSDSVTTGSSIMPQKRNPDVAELIRGKTGRLYGNLISLLTVLKGLPMTYNRDLQEDKEPLFDSIDTVKLVLKGMAEMIEHMTVNKEITKNALYKNFSTATDIADYLVMKGIAFRQAHEIVGSIVKYCENNNKDFFTLPLDEFKKFSEKFDADIYEYLDPEKSTERKKSYGSTSLESIENQIQLLKEQLHEFSH, from the coding sequence TTGAAAAACAAAAAACTATGGGGTGGAAGGTTTAGTGATACAACCTCTAAAGTTACAGAACAGATATCTACATCATTGCATTTTGATGTCAGGTTATACAAACATGATGTACAGTGTTCCATTGCACATGCCAAAATGTTAGCAAAACAGGGTATACTATCCCAGGATGATTGCAATGCAATTATAAATGGTTTACAAACAATACAGAAAGAAATTGAAGAAGGCACATTCCCTTTTAACGAAAAGCTTGAAGACATTCACATGAATATTGAAGCAAGATTAACGGAGCTTATTGGCGATGCAGGAAGGAGGTTACACACTGCACGTTCACGAAATGATCAGGTAGTCACCGATGTACGATTGTATTTGAAAAACGAAATTAACGATATACAAAAACTTTGTGTTGATTTGATACAAAAGTTGATAAAGAAAGCTGATGAACATAAACATATCGTTATGCCGGGGTATACACACTTGCAGATAGCACAGCCTGTGCGCTTCAGCCATCATCTTCTGGTATATGCCTGGGCGTATCTGCGTGATCTCAAACGGCTGAAATTTGCATTCACTTCTGCAGACGTCCTTCCTTTAGGAAGCGGAGCTCTGGCAGGAGTTAATTATACCACAGACAGGCACTATGTTGCTAAAGAGCTGAATTTTACAACTATCGCACATAATTCAATGGATGCAGTAAGTGACAGAGATTTTATTGCTGACTTTTTGTACTTTGCTGCAATGGTGGGTATGCATTCATCACGCTTGGCAGAAGATTTGATTGTGTGGTCAACAGCCGAATTCAATTTTATAAAGCTATCTGATAGCGTTACAACAGGCTCATCCATTATGCCTCAGAAGCGCAACCCCGATGTTGCTGAACTTATACGTGGGAAAACGGGCAGGTTATATGGCAATTTAATTTCATTGTTGACAGTGCTAAAAGGGCTCCCAATGACCTATAACCGCGATTTACAGGAAGATAAAGAACCTCTCTTTGATTCCATTGATACTGTGAAATTGGTGCTGAAAGGCATGGCCGAGATGATTGAACATATGACAGTGAATAAAGAAATAACAAAGAATGCATTATATAAAAATTTTTCCACTGCAACTGATATTGCTGATTATCTTGTTATGAAAGGTATTGCTTTCAGGCAGGCTCATGAGATAGTTGGTTCAATTGTTAAGTATTGTGAAAATAACAATAAAGACTTTTTTACTTTACCATTGGATGAATTTAAGAAATTTTCAGAAAAATTTGATGCTGACATTTATGAATACCTTGACCCTGAGAAATCAACTGAACGAAAAAAATCATATGGAAGCACTTCACTTGAAAGCATTGAAAATCAAATACAATTATTAAAAGAACAATTGCATGAGTTCAGTCATTGA